Proteins encoded in a region of the Dreissena polymorpha isolate Duluth1 chromosome 6, UMN_Dpol_1.0, whole genome shotgun sequence genome:
- the LOC127833748 gene encoding uncharacterized protein LOC127833748, with amino-acid sequence MVQDGSIGFPDPQPFPNDTVDMPYFLVGDDTLNLSENMQKPYGHRVLTRDESILNYRLSRARRVSENAFRILANRFQILLTKMNHNPSTVMLIVKTCCILHNLMRIRYPTMQNSLVDHDDRRGDLVPGEWRRGRNLEDTRNVNIRGHNTEIKKARL; translated from the exons ATGGTGCAGGATGGTTCCATTGGATTTCCAGACCCACAGCCCTTTCCAAATGACACCGTCGACATGCCCTATTTCTTGGTTGGAGATGACACTTTAAACCTTAGCGAGAACATGCAGAAACCCTATGGACATAGAGTCCTGACAAGAGACGAAAGCATCCTGAACTACCGGTTATCCAGGGCTAGGAGAGTATCAGAAAATGCATTTAGGATTTTGGCCAACCGATTCCAg ATACTTCTCACAAAGATGAACCACAACCCATCCACAGTAATGCTGATTGTAAAGACATGCTGCATTCTCCACAACTTGATGAGGATCAGGTATCCCACCATGCAGAATTCACTGGTTGACCATGATGATAGAAGAGGCGATCTGGTTCCTGGGGAATGGAGAAGAGGTCGCAACTTGGAGGATACCAGGAATGTCAATATCAGGGGCCACAACACAGAAATAAAAAAGGCAAGATTGTGA